The Geobacter sp. genome has a window encoding:
- a CDS encoding cytochrome b, translating into MSTAESSHHEEQMIYLTPTPVRIWHWLNALGIVTLCITGIQIRFPDYVNLFGTYKAAISLHNTAGIIVSISYFLWLFYYLFIAGTLIKLYVPTMDDIKRGIIRQALFYFFHFFRGGPNPHHSMPDDKFNPMQKFAYLMIMLVLLPLVIVSGILIMNVAPLREVIMLVGGIKILVSAHFLIACCFFAFLFVHVYLATMGHTPLAHFKPMWTGWEKIEGHGH; encoded by the coding sequence ATGAGCACCGCTGAATCGTCACACCACGAGGAGCAGATGATCTACCTTACCCCGACTCCGGTCAGGATCTGGCACTGGCTGAATGCCCTGGGGATAGTCACCCTCTGCATTACCGGCATCCAGATCCGGTTCCCCGATTATGTCAATCTCTTCGGGACCTACAAGGCAGCCATCAGCCTGCATAATACCGCCGGGATCATCGTTTCCATATCCTACTTTCTCTGGCTCTTCTACTACCTCTTCATCGCCGGGACCCTGATCAAGCTCTATGTCCCCACCATGGACGACATCAAGCGCGGCATCATCCGCCAGGCCCTGTTCTACTTCTTCCACTTCTTCCGCGGCGGCCCCAACCCGCACCACAGCATGCCCGACGACAAGTTCAACCCGATGCAGAAGTTCGCCTACCTGATGATCATGCTGGTCCTCCTGCCGCTGGTCATCGTCTCGGGCATCCTGATCATGAACGTGGCGCCCCTCAGGGAAGTAATCATGCTGGTGGGAGGGATCAAGATCCTGGTCTCCGCCCACTTCCTGATCGCCTGCTGTTTCTTCGCCTTCCTGTTCGTCCACGTCTACCTCGCCACCATGGGTCATACCCCGCTTGCCCACTTCAAGCCGATGTGGACCGGTTGGGAAAAGATCGAAGGACATGGGCACTAA
- a CDS encoding cytochrome C — protein MSIRRTLLSSGLLIVALAWAASAFANPNEACLKCHGDKAIISKGGGHLFIDPVTFAGTTHELIGCTSCHDAISSQHPHDGIRPPRAQCRECHAVIQREYAQSLHGGNASCTDCHNPHMVRQPMAVSGDFINAQCNKCHDKAKTVTTHSKWLTQADLHVDAMPCITCHTSSKNYVIIMYIEKRQANKPHSDFREATYAELAEAAGGKDISQLIDVNGDGKIEMSELRRFNTNAKYNDMRLWGMMMPEQVTHSYQILDNRWDCTFCHATGTKAMQTSFVAFPGKDGRYTRMQVEKGAVLDLLFGTPDFYMMGTTRSTALNIIGALILVGGMMMPIGHGSLRYLTRKNRKEH, from the coding sequence ATGTCGATTCGAAGAACACTGTTGAGCAGCGGACTGCTGATAGTAGCCCTGGCATGGGCCGCCAGCGCCTTCGCCAACCCCAATGAGGCATGCCTCAAGTGCCATGGCGACAAGGCAATTATCAGCAAGGGGGGAGGGCACCTCTTTATCGATCCGGTCACATTTGCCGGCACCACCCATGAATTGATCGGATGCACGTCCTGTCATGACGCGATTTCCAGCCAGCATCCGCACGACGGCATCCGGCCGCCGCGGGCACAGTGCCGCGAATGCCACGCCGTGATCCAGCGCGAGTATGCACAGAGCCTGCATGGCGGGAACGCCTCATGTACCGACTGCCACAATCCGCACATGGTCCGGCAGCCGATGGCGGTATCGGGCGACTTCATCAACGCCCAGTGCAACAAATGCCACGACAAGGCAAAGACCGTTACTACCCATTCCAAATGGCTCACCCAGGCGGACCTGCACGTGGATGCAATGCCGTGCATAACCTGCCACACCAGCTCGAAGAATTACGTCATCATCATGTACATCGAAAAACGGCAGGCGAACAAGCCGCATAGCGATTTCCGCGAGGCAACCTATGCCGAACTGGCCGAAGCTGCAGGGGGCAAGGATATATCGCAGCTCATCGACGTAAATGGTGACGGCAAGATCGAAATGTCCGAACTGCGCCGCTTCAACACCAATGCCAAGTACAACGACATGCGGCTCTGGGGGATGATGATGCCCGAGCAGGTTACCCACAGCTACCAGATCCTCGATAACCGGTGGGACTGCACCTTCTGCCACGCAACCGGCACCAAGGCAATGCAGACCAGTTTCGTGGCCTTCCCCGGCAAAGACGGAAGATACACGCGGATGCAGGTGGAAAAAGGCGCTGTCCTCGACCTGCTCTTCGGCACCCCCGACTTCTACATGATGGGGACTACCCGCAGCACCGCGCTCAACATCATCGGAGCACTGATCCTGGTAGGAGGCATGATGATGCCGATCGGACACGGTTCCCTGCGCTACCTCACCAGAAAAAATAGAAAGGAGCATTGA
- a CDS encoding DUF3473 domain-containing protein: MNIDKDECIRCDNALTVDLEEWFHICGAEVGASGPPEWRVRQNLDRLLAELDAHGVKATFFVLGALARELPELVPAIAGAGHEIASHGFSHTLVTALGPAAFRDEVCRTGETLARQSGRCPIGFRAPQWSLSRQRTPWAFEILVEEGFRYDASCTPLPFIGERSGSRSPFRMDIKGKSLWEVPPLVTPSLLGNLPTGGGWGFRFFPLALIERTMRICNGQGVPAVLFLHPRELDPAGPRLRLSLFREFVAYGPRTDIMERLRPLLGRFRFTTLGNLVEQWDSA; the protein is encoded by the coding sequence ATGAACATTGACAAGGATGAATGCATACGCTGCGACAATGCCCTTACTGTGGATCTGGAGGAATGGTTTCACATCTGCGGTGCCGAGGTTGGGGCGAGTGGTCCCCCTGAATGGCGGGTCCGGCAGAACCTGGACCGGCTACTCGCGGAACTCGATGCCCATGGGGTCAAGGCCACCTTTTTCGTCCTCGGTGCGCTTGCCCGGGAACTGCCGGAGCTGGTGCCCGCCATAGCGGGCGCCGGTCACGAGATCGCATCCCACGGCTTTTCCCATACGCTGGTCACTGCCCTGGGGCCGGCTGCATTCAGGGATGAGGTGTGCCGGACCGGGGAGACCCTGGCCCGGCAGTCGGGCAGGTGCCCGATCGGCTTTCGCGCCCCCCAGTGGTCGCTCTCCCGGCAACGAACCCCCTGGGCATTCGAGATCCTGGTCGAGGAGGGGTTCCGCTACGATGCCAGCTGCACGCCGCTGCCGTTTATCGGTGAGCGGTCCGGCTCGCGCAGCCCGTTCAGGATGGATATCAAGGGAAAGAGCCTCTGGGAGGTGCCCCCCCTGGTGACCCCCTCCCTGCTGGGGAACCTGCCGACCGGCGGTGGCTGGGGCTTCCGCTTTTTCCCTCTTGCCCTGATCGAGCGGACCATGCGAATCTGCAACGGACAAGGGGTTCCGGCAGTGCTCTTTCTCCATCCGCGGGAACTTGATCCGGCCGGGCCGCGGCTCCGATTGTCGCTGTTCAGGGAATTTGTCGCCTATGGGCCGAGAACCGATATCATGGAACGCCTGCGCCCCCTGCTCGGGCGCTTCCGCTTCACGACCCTGGGCAATCTGGTGGAACAGTGGGATTCTGCGTAG
- a CDS encoding cytochrome C, translating into MLFRSLLFCLVALFVGTSAHAITIKSVTYTTKDAGKIVFDHNFHIKQSGINNNCKACHNEIFDMKKKVRYTMADMEQGKSCGACHGKTAFSLKDCARCHTVKDITFKVKETGSLAFSHGNHAKKYACGTCHPRLYNAGGGNKRVSMAEMEKGKSCGACHTGKEAFPLAACGKCHPTKEVTYKVKGAGRVLFSHKVHTEIARCNDCHTKVFGYGKAKKVFSMDDMEKGKSCGACHNGKKAFTVKANCAICHKM; encoded by the coding sequence ATGTTGTTCAGATCCCTGCTCTTCTGCCTGGTGGCACTGTTCGTCGGCACCAGCGCCCATGCAATCACCATCAAGAGCGTCACCTACACGACCAAGGACGCAGGCAAGATCGTCTTCGACCACAACTTCCATATCAAACAGAGCGGGATCAACAATAACTGCAAGGCGTGCCACAACGAAATCTTCGACATGAAGAAAAAGGTGCGTTACACCATGGCCGACATGGAGCAGGGCAAATCCTGCGGCGCCTGCCACGGAAAGACCGCTTTCAGCCTCAAGGACTGTGCCCGCTGCCACACGGTAAAAGACATCACCTTCAAGGTCAAGGAAACCGGCTCCCTGGCATTCAGCCATGGCAACCATGCCAAGAAATATGCCTGCGGCACCTGCCATCCCAGACTATACAATGCCGGCGGCGGCAACAAGCGTGTCAGCATGGCTGAGATGGAAAAGGGCAAATCGTGCGGCGCCTGCCATACCGGCAAGGAAGCCTTCCCGCTGGCGGCTTGCGGCAAGTGTCACCCCACCAAGGAAGTGACCTACAAGGTGAAAGGTGCCGGCAGGGTACTCTTCAGCCACAAGGTCCACACCGAAATCGCCCGGTGCAATGACTGCCATACCAAGGTCTTCGGCTACGGCAAAGCGAAGAAGGTGTTCTCCATGGATGATATGGAAAAGGGCAAATCGTGCGGCGCCTGCCACAACGGCAAGAAGGCGTTCACGGTCAAGGCCAACTGTGCTATCTGCCACAAAATGTAA
- a CDS encoding HAMP domain-containing protein → MRLSLITKLAIVTSLVLLSCMTLFAYVNIQTMERLMIEEAVADADKLSETIINTTHYQMLENNQLRVYQMIQEVGRQTGIKHIRMVNKKGRIIFSTQESEIGLMLDKKAEACNMCHASKTPQVHASSMNRSRIFKDREGEQVLGLAKAIYNEESCYVASCHFHPKESRIVGVLDVIISLDTMRTLIASYRYKLGAMTFLILVLLCASLTLFMQLMVNRPVRQLVKHTKHLAMGELDSTVRPFSSYELGELSDSFNSMTLNLKKARDELQEWGRTLELKVEERTNELKRIQNQLVRSEKLASLGELVAGIAHEINNPLTGILMFSSMMGHDKRLDPVFKSDVEMIIHETERCARIVRGLLDFSRERKPQKKPSAINAIMDATLSLVSNQSSFHDIRIIRELASDLPEILVDPNQIEQVFVNIILNASHAMPNGGELRLVTGTIGDNSQIFIEIADTGCGIPEENLQRIFDPFFTTKESKGTGLGLSVSYGIIESHGGTIEVQSTVGEGTTFTILLPVETDDRDEDEDTPEVVVTSC, encoded by the coding sequence TTGCGTCTCAGCCTCATCACCAAGCTCGCCATCGTCACCTCTCTGGTGCTTCTCTCGTGCATGACCCTCTTTGCCTACGTCAATATCCAGACCATGGAACGGCTCATGATCGAGGAGGCAGTTGCCGACGCCGACAAGCTCTCGGAAACGATCATCAACACGACCCATTACCAGATGCTGGAAAACAACCAGCTCCGCGTCTACCAGATGATCCAGGAAGTCGGGCGGCAGACCGGCATCAAGCATATACGGATGGTCAACAAGAAGGGGCGGATCATCTTCTCCACCCAGGAGAGCGAGATCGGCCTGATGCTGGACAAGAAGGCAGAGGCATGCAACATGTGCCACGCCAGCAAGACACCGCAGGTCCATGCATCGAGCATGAACCGGAGCCGCATCTTCAAGGACCGAGAAGGCGAACAGGTGCTCGGCCTGGCCAAGGCGATCTACAACGAGGAGAGCTGCTACGTGGCGAGCTGCCACTTCCACCCCAAGGAATCCCGTATCGTCGGAGTGCTTGACGTCATCATCTCCCTCGATACGATGCGGACCCTGATCGCTTCCTACCGTTACAAGCTGGGCGCCATGACCTTCCTTATCCTGGTCCTGCTCTGCGCCAGCCTTACCCTCTTCATGCAGCTCATGGTGAACCGGCCGGTACGCCAGCTGGTCAAACATACCAAGCACCTGGCCATGGGGGAACTGGACAGCACGGTCCGCCCCTTTTCCAGTTATGAACTGGGCGAACTCTCGGATTCGTTCAACAGCATGACCCTGAATCTGAAAAAGGCCCGTGACGAACTGCAGGAGTGGGGACGCACCCTGGAACTGAAGGTGGAGGAGCGGACCAACGAGCTGAAACGGATCCAGAACCAGTTGGTCCGTTCGGAAAAGCTCGCATCCCTTGGTGAGTTGGTGGCGGGCATTGCGCATGAGATCAACAACCCTCTCACCGGCATCCTGATGTTTTCCTCAATGATGGGGCACGACAAACGGCTCGATCCCGTCTTCAAGAGCGATGTGGAAATGATCATCCACGAAACCGAGCGCTGTGCCCGCATCGTCCGGGGGCTGCTGGATTTCTCCCGCGAACGGAAGCCACAGAAGAAACCGTCGGCCATCAACGCCATCATGGACGCCACCCTCTCCCTGGTGAGCAACCAGTCGAGCTTCCACGATATCAGGATCATCCGCGAACTCGCGAGCGATCTCCCGGAGATCCTGGTGGACCCGAACCAGATCGAGCAGGTATTCGTCAACATCATCCTCAACGCAAGCCACGCCATGCCCAATGGCGGGGAATTGCGCCTCGTGACCGGCACGATCGGCGACAACAGCCAGATATTCATAGAAATCGCCGATACCGGCTGCGGCATTCCCGAAGAAAACCTGCAGCGGATCTTCGACCCGTTTTTCACCACCAAGGAGAGCAAAGGAACCGGACTGGGGCTATCGGTCTCCTACGGGATCATCGAAAGCCATGGAGGGACCATAGAGGTACAGAGCACAGTGGGAGAAGGAACGACCTTCACCATCCTCCTCCCCGTCGAAACCGACGACCGGGACGAAGACGAGGACACTCCGGAGGTCGTTGTCACGTCTTGTTGA
- a CDS encoding HAMP domain-containing protein, protein MFKSLTARAIVPVAVAVTGFVIICCILLYSLMKSDIISDTVTYATGLADTVVKSTRYAMLKSDRETLKNIIDNVGEQKRLEHVRIFNKKGLIMFSSVHGEINRFVDKKAAGCVECHSGPVPKETLAAMQKARRFTNERGVEVLAITAPIYNEPECSVAPCHIHPAEQKVLGTLDIGLSLADLLQNLKVMRERMIVFSIMVLLLTVGGVAALLWRNVFLPLRLLTEYTERTAQGDLTAELPDCGPELSRLANNVRTLSEELKQTENSAPRGEGTE, encoded by the coding sequence ATGTTCAAGTCTCTGACCGCTCGGGCCATCGTCCCGGTGGCCGTTGCAGTGACGGGCTTCGTCATTATCTGCTGTATCCTGCTCTACTCGCTGATGAAGTCCGATATCATCAGCGATACGGTGACGTATGCCACGGGCCTGGCGGATACGGTCGTCAAGTCGACCCGTTACGCAATGCTCAAGAGTGACCGGGAGACGCTGAAAAACATCATTGACAACGTGGGAGAACAGAAACGCCTGGAGCATGTCCGGATCTTCAACAAGAAGGGACTGATCATGTTCTCCAGCGTCCATGGCGAGATCAACCGCTTCGTGGACAAAAAGGCTGCCGGATGCGTCGAATGCCATTCCGGACCGGTCCCCAAGGAGACCCTGGCAGCCATGCAGAAGGCCAGGCGCTTCACCAACGAGCGTGGAGTCGAGGTTTTGGCGATCACCGCGCCGATCTACAATGAGCCCGAGTGTTCAGTCGCTCCGTGCCATATCCATCCTGCCGAGCAGAAGGTTCTCGGAACCCTGGATATCGGGCTTTCCCTGGCAGACCTGCTGCAGAATCTCAAGGTCATGCGGGAACGGATGATCGTCTTCAGCATCATGGTGCTGCTACTCACCGTTGGGGGGGTAGCAGCACTGCTCTGGAGAAACGTCTTCCTCCCCTTACGGCTTCTCACCGAATACACCGAGCGCACGGCCCAGGGCGATCTGACCGCCGAACTGCCCGACTGCGGTCCTGAACTTTCCCGGCTTGCCAATAACGTGCGCACCCTCAGTGAAGAGCTGAAGCAAACGGAGAACTCTGCTCCGCGGGGAGAAGGCACTGAATAG
- a CDS encoding response regulator, with translation MQGLLIADENLESRRQMADLFIEAGYNVMVTNSAAAALHGIIKKSAQVILLGDQLEDLTAGELVPLLKECNRDLTIILVGSDIPLPLIRRLREEGIFYHAFRPEGPDSCEEIRQVVQCAFTNLAKGDRKNAPVTA, from the coding sequence ATGCAAGGGTTGCTCATAGCCGATGAAAACCTGGAATCCCGCCGACAAATGGCCGATCTGTTCATTGAAGCGGGTTACAACGTTATGGTGACCAACTCGGCTGCGGCAGCCCTTCATGGGATCATCAAAAAATCCGCGCAGGTTATCCTGCTGGGGGACCAGCTGGAGGACCTGACCGCTGGAGAACTGGTGCCCCTGCTCAAGGAATGTAACCGCGACCTGACCATTATCCTGGTGGGAAGCGACATACCGCTCCCGCTTATCCGCCGGCTCCGGGAAGAAGGCATCTTCTATCACGCCTTCCGTCCCGAAGGGCCTGACTCATGCGAAGAGATCCGCCAGGTTGTCCAGTGCGCCTTTACCAACCTGGCCAAAGGTGACCGGAAAAACGCCCCTGTGACTGCATAG
- a CDS encoding glycosyltransferase — protein MGFCVVIPAYNAAATIESVVRETLQQGYPLLVVDDGSTDGTAARCAGLPVNMLSHPANRGKGAALRTGFAWALGHGFSGVVTLDSDGQHDPTAIHFLVEKGAGEGYDILVASRYAQFQEMAGLRRHWNRFGAWCMKKRTGFAIDDSQSGFRYYSSRMLRAVTLEKDGYDLEMEVLMKAWHSGFVIGTVPVAARVADGRSTSHFRPVRDTWNICMTFLRHM, from the coding sequence GTGGGATTCTGCGTAGTCATACCGGCATATAATGCCGCAGCAACCATCGAATCCGTGGTCAGGGAGACCCTGCAGCAAGGGTATCCGCTCCTGGTCGTCGATGACGGTTCCACCGACGGCACGGCTGCCCGCTGTGCCGGCCTGCCGGTGAACATGCTCAGTCACCCCGCCAACCGGGGGAAAGGGGCAGCACTGCGGACCGGATTCGCCTGGGCGCTCGGGCATGGCTTCAGCGGGGTTGTCACCCTGGATTCCGATGGGCAGCACGATCCGACGGCGATCCATTTCCTGGTGGAAAAGGGCGCCGGGGAAGGGTATGATATCCTCGTTGCGTCACGCTATGCCCAGTTTCAGGAAATGGCGGGCCTGCGGCGGCACTGGAACCGGTTCGGCGCCTGGTGTATGAAGAAGCGAACCGGCTTTGCCATCGACGACAGCCAGTCCGGGTTTCGCTACTACAGCTCCCGGATGCTCCGAGCGGTTACCCTGGAAAAGGATGGCTATGACCTGGAGATGGAGGTGCTGATGAAGGCCTGGCACTCCGGGTTCGTCATCGGAACGGTCCCGGTTGCCGCTCGCGTGGCCGATGGCCGCTCGACCAGCCATTTCCGGCCGGTGCGCGATACCTGGAACATCTGCATGACCTTCCTGCGGCACATGTAA
- the thiS gene encoding sulfur carrier protein ThiS, producing MHITVNGETVQTGETTLLAYLVATGVNPAAIAVELNLNIVAKSDYARTPLQAGDRIEIVHFVGGG from the coding sequence ATGCATATCACCGTAAACGGCGAAACCGTTCAGACCGGCGAAACCACGCTGCTTGCCTATCTCGTCGCGACAGGCGTCAATCCCGCTGCGATCGCCGTCGAACTCAATCTCAACATCGTGGCAAAGAGCGATTATGCCCGGACCCCCCTGCAGGCCGGGGACAGGATCGAAATCGTCCATTTCGTCGGCGGCGGCTGA
- a CDS encoding thiazole synthase has translation MPHHSDTLVIAGRTFRSRLLVGTGKFSSNAAMVEAMEHSGSEIVTVALRRVDIDNPQDSILSHIDRSKYLLLPNTSGARDADEAVRLARLARAAGCEPWIKLEVTPDPYYLLPDPIETLKAAQILVKDGFVVLPYINADPVLAKHLQEAGTATVMPLGAPIGTNKGVRTRDQIAIIIEQAIVPVIVDAGLGAPSHAAEAMEMGADAVLVNTALAVTPNPGLMAAAFRMGVEAGRAAYQAGLGSQKERAEASSPLTGFLGGVK, from the coding sequence ATGCCTCATCACTCGGATACACTGGTCATTGCCGGTCGGACGTTCCGTTCGCGCCTTCTGGTCGGAACCGGCAAGTTTTCATCCAATGCCGCCATGGTCGAAGCCATGGAGCACTCCGGCAGCGAAATCGTCACCGTTGCCCTGCGCCGGGTCGATATCGACAACCCGCAGGACAGCATTCTCTCCCATATCGACCGGTCGAAATACCTGCTCCTGCCCAATACCAGCGGTGCACGGGATGCCGATGAAGCAGTGCGGCTGGCACGCCTTGCCCGTGCAGCAGGGTGCGAGCCATGGATAAAGCTGGAGGTCACTCCCGATCCCTACTACCTGCTCCCCGACCCGATCGAGACCCTCAAGGCTGCCCAGATCCTGGTCAAGGACGGGTTCGTGGTCCTCCCCTACATCAACGCCGACCCGGTGCTGGCAAAGCACCTCCAGGAGGCGGGCACGGCTACGGTCATGCCGCTGGGCGCCCCCATCGGCACCAACAAAGGGGTCCGGACCCGCGACCAGATCGCCATCATCATCGAGCAGGCCATCGTGCCGGTCATCGTCGATGCCGGTCTCGGTGCGCCCTCCCATGCTGCCGAAGCCATGGAAATGGGTGCCGATGCGGTCCTGGTGAATACCGCCCTCGCCGTCACCCCCAACCCGGGGCTCATGGCCGCTGCCTTCCGGATGGGGGTCGAGGCTGGCAGGGCAGCCTACCAGGCAGGCCTTGGCAGCCAGAAGGAGCGGGCCGAGGCATCGAGCCCCCTCACCGGCTTTCTGGGGGGAGTGAAATGA
- a CDS encoding response regulator, which yields MDKTNVLVVDDETVIREGLRRILEMDGFSVETSSSGTLALERLQDKDFDLVISDLKMPGMSGMDVLKTIKVLQPEVPVIIITGYSTVDTAVEAMKNGAFDYIAKPFTPEQINEKVQKALDQRAVLLENICIKKELNAHQGFDRFLGESREMQKVYRRIIQVAPTDSTVLITGESGTGKELVARAIHNNSKRRDQPFVAVDCTSLAENLLESELFGHVKGSFTGAIQTKTGLFKVADGGTLFLDEVSNISLTTQAKLLRVLQERVVTPIGGTQPIPIDIRLVAATNRNLRTMVQEGAFREDLFFRLNIIPIDLPPLRDRKGDLPLLISHFLRKFADEMGKDIRGIAPDALALLEQCQFPGNVRELENVIERAVVLAEGDLVQKEDFELGGSVDASEQSSAEGYVPQNVEELKETKRQIRERAIEPVEKAFVLHALKRNNWNVTRAAEETGMLRPNFQALLKKLGISIRNQMNGNS from the coding sequence ATGGATAAGACGAATGTTCTGGTGGTTGACGACGAAACGGTTATTCGGGAAGGTTTGCGCAGAATCCTGGAAATGGACGGATTTTCCGTCGAAACCTCGTCCAGCGGCACCCTTGCCCTGGAGCGCCTGCAGGATAAGGACTTCGACCTCGTTATCAGCGACCTGAAGATGCCCGGCATGAGCGGCATGGACGTTCTGAAAACCATCAAGGTGCTGCAGCCGGAAGTCCCGGTTATCATCATCACCGGCTATTCCACGGTGGATACGGCAGTGGAGGCGATGAAAAACGGCGCTTTCGATTATATCGCCAAGCCGTTCACCCCTGAGCAGATCAATGAAAAGGTGCAGAAGGCATTGGACCAGCGGGCAGTGCTGCTGGAAAACATCTGTATCAAGAAGGAACTGAACGCCCATCAGGGATTTGACCGTTTCCTGGGCGAAAGCCGGGAAATGCAGAAGGTCTACCGCAGGATCATCCAGGTGGCGCCGACCGACAGTACCGTCCTCATTACCGGCGAGAGTGGTACCGGCAAGGAACTGGTGGCTCGGGCCATCCACAACAACAGCAAGCGTCGCGACCAGCCCTTCGTGGCGGTCGACTGTACCTCGCTGGCGGAGAACCTTCTGGAAAGCGAGCTGTTCGGACACGTCAAAGGGTCGTTTACCGGGGCGATCCAGACCAAGACCGGTCTCTTCAAGGTGGCTGACGGTGGGACCCTGTTTCTGGACGAGGTCTCGAACATCAGTCTCACCACCCAGGCCAAACTGCTCCGAGTCCTTCAGGAGCGCGTGGTTACCCCCATCGGCGGAACCCAGCCGATACCCATCGACATCCGCCTGGTTGCCGCGACCAACCGCAACCTGCGCACCATGGTCCAGGAGGGGGCGTTTCGCGAGGACCTTTTCTTCCGGCTCAATATAATCCCGATCGATCTCCCCCCGCTCCGGGACCGCAAAGGCGATCTCCCGTTGCTCATCAGTCATTTCCTGCGGAAATTCGCCGACGAGATGGGCAAGGATATTCGTGGCATTGCTCCCGATGCCCTGGCGCTCCTTGAACAGTGCCAGTTCCCGGGCAACGTCAGGGAGCTGGAGAATGTGATCGAACGGGCTGTGGTGCTGGCGGAAGGCGATCTTGTGCAGAAAGAGGATTTCGAGCTGGGAGGGTCTGTCGATGCCTCGGAGCAGTCGTCCGCGGAAGGGTATGTGCCGCAGAACGTGGAGGAGCTCAAGGAAACCAAGCGCCAGATCCGCGAACGCGCCATCGAACCGGTGGAAAAGGCCTTTGTCCTTCACGCCCTGAAACGGAACAACTGGAACGTCACCCGGGCTGCCGAAGAGACCGGCATGCTCCGCCCGAATTTCCAGGCTCTTCTCAAGAAGCTGGGGATATCCATCCGCAACCAGATGAACGGCAATTCCTGA
- a CDS encoding menaquinol oxidoreductase, protein MRNGSSPQSEQKPPLQDFEGLRQESESRISRLHLKSGNGPLSLALFIALSILAQNDFAILPSLPDEVLALLGRPPSTNMISAALVLYSFSAIILILGRMMSGSGRYGGVLHVGYLAAFYTFYHFAHALAENFWAVFAAGATVLILESYHLWTYCREEIRKERELLAQLDRKEKSGFAP, encoded by the coding sequence ATGAGGAACGGATCATCCCCCCAATCTGAGCAGAAACCGCCCCTCCAGGACTTTGAAGGCCTGCGCCAGGAGAGCGAGTCCCGCATCTCTCGATTGCATCTGAAGTCGGGCAACGGGCCACTCTCTTTAGCTCTTTTTATTGCGCTCAGCATTTTAGCCCAGAACGACTTCGCCATCCTCCCCTCGCTCCCGGACGAGGTTCTCGCCCTTCTCGGCCGGCCGCCGTCAACCAACATGATCAGCGCTGCCCTGGTACTCTACAGCTTTTCCGCGATCATCCTGATTCTCGGCAGGATGATGAGCGGTTCGGGGCGTTATGGCGGCGTTCTGCACGTGGGTTACCTCGCCGCCTTCTACACCTTTTACCACTTTGCCCATGCCCTTGCCGAGAATTTCTGGGCGGTATTCGCCGCAGGAGCAACGGTTCTCATCCTGGAAAGCTACCATCTCTGGACCTACTGCCGCGAGGAGATCCGTAAGGAACGCGAACTCCTAGCACAACTGGATCGGAAGGAAAAGAGCGGCTTCGCGCCATGA